A region from the Rufibacter sp. DG15C genome encodes:
- a CDS encoding polysaccharide lyase — MKFNTKYIVLPLLVGFISASCEKDELEEMNPTAEVASTSNLSTNLIFEETMEGTSPFSTAHGREIGTWDYAFQIVNTPVWRGTKAARFEIRKDQPLVNDGKRSEFTIVKGAEGDITKNTWYSFAAYFPSKGYEYDTEREIINQWYQSGSPSTSLRTDKDRITFEVGNTPETRVVHDLGAIKKDTWTEFVFHFIHSYGSDGLVEIWMNGVKVKTLTGGNMYNDVLPKWKIGLYKSAFKYDETIVTNRVIYFDNVKVGNANATFADMSSGTGSGTTATTTTGTTTTTGGTTTTGGTTTTGGTTTTTTTTPTTTTSTDVQKVVSFTLVNATTDKDIMTIPNGGVIDLSVVGTNRFNIRANTAKAGGVVKFVMSGAKSETRLDDAVPYALFGDNRAGDYYSWTAATGSYTLTGSTYTGTKSSLGSLTAPAYTINFKIQN, encoded by the coding sequence ATGAAGTTTAACACCAAATATATCGTATTGCCATTGCTAGTAGGTTTCATCTCTGCCTCTTGTGAAAAAGATGAACTAGAAGAAATGAACCCAACCGCAGAAGTAGCTTCTACTTCTAACCTTTCAACCAACTTGATTTTTGAGGAAACTATGGAAGGTACGTCTCCTTTCTCTACTGCTCATGGTAGAGAAATTGGAACTTGGGATTATGCCTTTCAAATTGTAAATACTCCAGTATGGAGAGGTACTAAAGCAGCCCGCTTTGAGATCAGAAAGGATCAGCCGTTGGTGAATGATGGTAAAAGATCTGAATTCACTATTGTAAAGGGTGCTGAAGGTGATATCACCAAGAATACCTGGTACTCTTTCGCTGCTTATTTCCCTTCTAAAGGATATGAGTACGACACGGAGCGTGAGATCATTAACCAGTGGTACCAGAGCGGAAGCCCTTCTACTTCATTGAGAACGGACAAAGATAGAATCACTTTTGAAGTAGGAAACACGCCAGAAACACGCGTAGTACATGATCTAGGTGCCATCAAGAAAGACACTTGGACTGAGTTTGTGTTCCACTTCATTCACTCATATGGTTCTGACGGACTTGTTGAGATCTGGATGAACGGTGTGAAAGTGAAGACTTTGACTGGTGGTAACATGTACAATGACGTATTGCCTAAGTGGAAAATTGGTTTGTATAAGTCTGCTTTCAAATATGATGAGACAATCGTGACCAACCGCGTGATCTATTTTGACAACGTAAAAGTAGGTAACGCAAACGCCACCTTCGCTGACATGAGCTCTGGTACTGGTTCAGGAACTACTGCTACTACCACAACTGGTACAACTACTACTACAGGCGGTACAACTACAACAGGTGGAACGACTACAACTGGTGGCACGACCACAACCACGACGACTACTCCTACTACCACAACTTCAACAGACGTTCAGAAGGTTGTTAGCTTCACCTTGGTAAATGCCACTACAGACAAAGACATCATGACTATCCCTAATGGTGGCGTGATTGACCTAAGTGTTGTTGGTACAAACAGATTCAACATCAGAGCCAACACGGCCAAAGCCGGTGGTGTAGTGAAATTTGTAATGTCAGGTGCTAAGAGCGAAACCAGATTGGATGACGCAGTTCCTTACGCTTTGTTTGGTGACAACAGAGCAGGTGACTACTACTCTTGGACTGCTGCAACAGGTTCTTATACCTTGACTGGTAGCACGTACACTGGTACTAAGAGCAGCCTTGGATCTTTAACAGCTCCTGCGTACACCATCAACTTCAAAATTCAGAACTAA
- a CDS encoding polysaccharide lyase: MIMVLYSNGLLLLQMLLAVSCAGKKGEKSTALDTHPISVTKSSANSNLLFEETFENDAPFSAAHGKEIGDWDYALQYVTSPVFKGRKAARFEIRADQALVKDGKRAEVTIVGPVTSKERWYSFAVYFPSDGFAKDTVREIISQWYQRADQHLGEKSSSPATALRVNKDRFVLDTGFNANLVSDGVTPESKKKLDLGEVTKDTWHEFVFHFVHSFHEDGLIEVWHNGNKILTHAAGNMYNNAVMPKWKLGLYKAAFKNGTSAVTNRVVYFDNIKVGNEHATYAEMAPSAETTAQK; encoded by the coding sequence ATGATTATGGTTCTATATTCTAATGGTTTGCTTTTGCTGCAGATGCTGTTGGCGGTTTCGTGCGCAGGTAAAAAAGGAGAAAAGTCTACGGCTCTAGATACTCACCCAATCTCTGTAACCAAGTCATCAGCCAATTCCAATCTCCTGTTTGAAGAAACCTTTGAAAATGACGCACCATTTTCTGCCGCCCACGGCAAAGAAATAGGAGACTGGGACTACGCCTTGCAATATGTCACCTCGCCGGTGTTCAAAGGCAGAAAAGCAGCCCGGTTTGAGATAAGAGCTGACCAGGCTTTGGTGAAAGACGGCAAACGCGCCGAAGTCACCATTGTAGGGCCGGTCACTTCTAAGGAGCGCTGGTATTCTTTTGCGGTGTATTTTCCGTCAGATGGGTTTGCCAAAGACACGGTGCGTGAAATCATTTCGCAGTGGTACCAGCGCGCCGACCAGCATTTAGGGGAGAAGTCTTCTAGTCCTGCCACAGCCCTACGCGTGAATAAGGACAGGTTTGTGTTAGATACCGGGTTCAATGCAAACTTGGTCTCTGACGGCGTAACCCCCGAAAGTAAAAAGAAACTGGACCTAGGCGAAGTAACCAAAGACACCTGGCATGAGTTTGTCTTTCATTTTGTGCATTCCTTCCATGAAGACGGACTCATTGAGGTATGGCACAACGGAAACAAAATTCTCACACATGCTGCCGGCAACATGTACAACAATGCGGTGATGCCCAAATGGAAGCTCGGATTGTACAAAGCGGCCTTTAAAAACGGGACTTCGGCCGTGACCAACCGGGTGGTGTACTTTGACAACATTAAAGTGGGTAATGAGCACGCCACCTACGCAGAAATGGCGCCCAGCGCCGAAACCACGGCCCAAAAGTAA
- a CDS encoding T9SS type A sorting domain-containing protein: MRKFTLLFIFSIFLSLPLTAQLSSFKVLQPVGVATNTGDKPQSKVWFYEGKYWSILPDAVGTHLWRLDGTAWTKLQLLLPGDYAKADCKVVGNIAHILLFRETNMSYLMSLEYSAKDNTYQLWSQRPSRVVLNLDPNVEVATLDIDSKGRMWIAYDGSKEIYAQWSDAPYSTWSAPITLANNTSTDDLSGVIALPGINKIGVLWSNIATKRFGFKLHDDNADPNTWSEDEIPANQSAMDVGAGMADDHLNMTAASDGTLYAAVKTSFETAGYTKIALLVRRPYGTWDEMYKVSGTGTRPIVILNEAQDKLKVIYTADEGGGDILQRESSTINILFDSPRTLLAGPYNYASTAKNNPNAPESIVIATNVSSLNLQAVGVLTVDALGSTLKAYPNPFNMMCTIAFSLPEDSDYSIGIYDSKGLQVTSFVQGSAIKGKQNKVTFNGSSLASGLYIARLKTSTGMQHIKVLLEK, translated from the coding sequence ATGAGAAAATTTACGCTCCTGTTCATATTTTCTATCTTTTTATCTCTGCCTTTAACGGCGCAACTTTCCTCCTTTAAAGTACTACAACCCGTTGGCGTTGCTACCAACACCGGTGATAAGCCACAGTCAAAAGTGTGGTTTTATGAAGGAAAATACTGGAGCATTCTACCAGATGCCGTTGGTACCCACCTCTGGCGCCTGGATGGTACCGCCTGGACCAAACTACAACTGCTGCTTCCTGGGGATTATGCCAAGGCAGATTGCAAAGTGGTGGGCAACATTGCGCACATCCTTTTATTCAGGGAGACCAATATGTCTTATCTGATGTCATTAGAGTATTCTGCCAAGGACAACACCTATCAACTCTGGTCACAACGTCCGTCTAGGGTGGTATTGAACCTGGATCCTAATGTGGAAGTGGCCACCCTGGACATTGACAGCAAAGGCAGAATGTGGATAGCCTATGACGGCAGTAAAGAAATCTATGCCCAATGGAGCGATGCCCCCTACTCTACCTGGAGCGCCCCCATTACCTTGGCTAACAACACCAGCACCGATGATCTATCTGGTGTCATTGCGCTACCCGGTATAAATAAAATAGGCGTACTCTGGTCTAACATTGCCACCAAGCGCTTCGGTTTTAAGTTACACGATGACAACGCTGACCCCAACACATGGTCAGAGGACGAGATTCCGGCCAACCAGTCAGCCATGGATGTTGGCGCCGGCATGGCAGATGACCATTTAAACATGACGGCCGCCAGTGACGGCACTTTGTATGCCGCCGTCAAAACTTCCTTTGAAACCGCCGGTTACACCAAAATAGCCTTGCTGGTACGTAGACCATATGGCACTTGGGATGAAATGTACAAAGTATCTGGCACCGGCACCCGGCCCATTGTCATCTTAAACGAAGCACAGGACAAGCTGAAAGTAATCTATACCGCTGATGAAGGCGGCGGCGACATCTTACAACGAGAGTCCTCTACCATTAACATCTTGTTTGACTCGCCGCGCACCTTGCTTGCCGGGCCTTATAACTATGCTTCTACAGCCAAGAACAATCCCAATGCACCAGAGTCTATCGTGATTGCCACCAACGTATCTTCCCTCAACTTGCAGGCGGTAGGAGTATTAACGGTAGACGCCCTTGGTTCTACCCTAAAAGCCTACCCAAACCCATTCAATATGATGTGCACCATAGCCTTCTCTTTGCCAGAGGACAGCGACTATTCTATTGGCATCTATGACAGCAAGGGTTTACAAGTAACCTCATTTGTACAAGGCAGCGCCATTAAAGGCAAACAAAACAAGGTTACCTTCAACGGCTCAAGTTTAGCCAGTGGCCTTTACATAGCTCGCCTTAAAACCAGCACGGGCATGCAGCATATTAAAGTATTGCTTGAGAAGTAA
- a CDS encoding exopolysaccharide biosynthesis polyprenyl glycosylphosphotransferase, producing MIQPIPTFLPDSSLTDPSSFISRKTPRLLVGLLALLYLFFLIQYTQDAKWAVSSLVSIYCLAYLITTVVSYRRPINSYKFSVYFIISASLLTLFYIYFNNLFLHYTFAPATTLWIDQVTTPLELLSLSFLKPMMPVREGNQQTASQFHTPIFSSIKNFAVDHKTKYTLIAGIGNTAKTIQKQFYNCHDASYQIKGFVKCKNEACEVQQENIVSDLAQFKNYLRDNTVDEIVIALPVKTSKKVKRILETADYYGIRVKYIPDYQNLFGKNYKATRVGSLDIVNVRQTPLDETYAFLLKNTFDKIFSLAALLFLAPVFLVIAALIKLDSPGPILYCPVRIGKSGKPFKVFKFRSMRENDSALGGTMSTQENDNRITKLGRILRKYSLDELPQFINVLLGDMSVVGPRPHRSFLNQQLQESEDKYMVRHYFKPGITGWAQVNGWRGPTDTKEQKNQRTCHDLWYVENWSLWLDIKIIYMTIFGKNTHKNVF from the coding sequence ATGATTCAGCCTATACCTACTTTTCTACCAGATAGCTCTTTAACAGATCCAAGTTCCTTCATCTCTAGAAAAACACCTAGGTTACTAGTAGGCCTCTTGGCGCTTTTATACCTATTCTTCTTAATTCAATATACTCAAGATGCTAAATGGGCGGTAAGTAGCCTGGTGTCCATCTATTGCTTGGCCTATTTGATAACCACTGTTGTCTCCTACAGAAGACCCATCAACTCTTATAAATTTTCTGTCTATTTTATTATTTCTGCCAGTCTTCTAACTCTGTTCTACATTTATTTCAATAATCTATTCCTACACTACACGTTTGCGCCGGCTACCACTTTATGGATTGATCAGGTAACTACTCCCTTAGAATTGCTTTCCCTTTCTTTCTTAAAACCTATGATGCCCGTGAGAGAGGGGAACCAACAAACTGCCTCGCAGTTTCATACACCCATATTTTCTTCCATCAAAAATTTTGCAGTAGACCACAAAACGAAATATACCCTGATAGCAGGCATAGGCAATACTGCTAAAACCATTCAGAAACAGTTCTACAACTGCCATGACGCCAGTTATCAGATAAAAGGCTTTGTGAAATGCAAGAACGAGGCCTGCGAGGTACAGCAAGAGAATATTGTCTCTGACCTGGCGCAGTTTAAAAATTACCTAAGAGATAATACCGTAGATGAGATTGTGATTGCACTGCCGGTCAAAACGTCTAAAAAAGTAAAACGCATCTTAGAAACCGCTGACTACTACGGCATTCGGGTAAAATACATTCCAGATTACCAGAACCTCTTCGGGAAGAATTACAAGGCTACCCGCGTAGGCTCCCTGGACATTGTGAACGTGCGCCAGACCCCGTTAGATGAGACCTATGCCTTCTTATTGAAGAATACCTTTGACAAGATTTTCTCCTTGGCAGCGCTCCTATTTCTGGCACCAGTGTTTCTGGTGATAGCCGCGCTCATCAAGTTAGATTCACCAGGCCCTATTCTGTATTGCCCGGTAAGGATTGGCAAGTCTGGCAAACCTTTCAAGGTGTTCAAGTTTAGAAGCATGCGCGAGAACGATAGCGCCTTAGGTGGCACCATGTCTACTCAGGAAAACGACAACAGAATCACTAAACTGGGTCGCATATTAAGAAAATACAGCTTAGATGAGCTTCCTCAGTTTATAAACGTGCTGTTAGGTGACATGAGCGTGGTAGGTCCCAGACCACATAGAAGTTTCTTAAACCAACAGTTGCAGGAAAGCGAAGACAAGTACATGGTGCGCCATTACTTTAAACCTGGCATTACGGGCTGGGCACAGGTGAATGGCTGGCGCGGGCCTACAGATACCAAGGAACAGAAAAACCAACGTACCTGCCATGACCTATGGTATGTAGAGAATTGGTCCTTGTGGCTGGATATCAAGATCATATACATGACAATTTTCGGAAAAAACACCCACAAAAATGTCTTCTAA